From Actinomycetota bacterium:
TCAGCCTTGCCATCGGCATCATCATGGCGGTGGGCCTGTTCGTGGTGCTGCCGTTGCTGGCGGCGGGCTCGGTGCGCAGCCACTTCCCCAACTCCACGACCTTTGTGCTTGCCGAAGGCCTGCTGCGCATCGGAATCCTGATCGTCTATATCGCGGTGGTCTCGCGCATCAAGCAGCTGCGGCGCGTGTTTGAATACCACGGCGCCGAGCACAAGACCATCCACGCCCTGGAAGCCGGGCTCGAGCTGACCCCGGCCAACGTGCATAAATTCTCGCCGGTTCACCCGCGCTGCGGCACCAGTTTTTTACTGATAGTGATGGTGCTGGCGATCGCGGTCTTTTCCTTTGTGCCCATACCGGGCGACTGGACCAACATCAATCACATCCTGCTGTTCGTGCTGTCGCGCATCGTGGGCATCCCGCTCGTTGTTGGCCTCTCTTACGAGGTGATAAAATATGCTGGAAAGCATAAGGATAACGCCTTCATGAAAGTCGTCATGTACCCCGGGCTCCTGCTGCAGAGGCTGACCACCAGCGAGCCGGATGAATCCCAGATAGAGGTTGCCATCCAGGCGCTCGAGGGCGTCGCCGCGCTCGAGCCGATCGAGATGGATCACGGGGGCAAGGCGGACGTGGAGGTCATGGCTTAATCATGATCGATAAATTAATACACGAAATAGAAGAAAAATATAATCAGCTCAACGAGCAGCTCAGCGACCCGGGCGTGCACAACGACCGGCAGCGCTACGCCGAGCTGGCCAAGGCCCATTCGGACCTGCAGCCCTCTTACGAGCTGGTGCGGCAGTACCGCGAGGCCGAGGCCGTGCTGTCGGAGGCCGAGGAGCTGCTTTCCGGCGACGGCGAGGTCGAGCCGGAGATGCGCGAGTTCCTCAAGGACGAGATCCGCAACGCGCACGAGGCCATCGAGGCCTTGAGCGAGAAGATTCGCGTCTCCATGCTCGAGGCCGATCCCAACGACGACAAGGACGTCATCATCGAGATCCGCGGCGGCGCCGGCGGCGATGAGGCTTCGCTGTTCGCGGGCGAGCTGCTGCGCATGTACGCCAAGCACGCCGAGAACAAAAAATTCAAGACCGGGATACTCTCATCCAGCCCGACCGAGATGGGCGGCTTCAAGGAAGTCATCATGGAGGTCACCGGCAAGGGCGCCTACAGCGTCTTCAAATACGAGAGCGGCGTGCACCGGGTGCAGCGCATCCCGGTAACGGAGTCGGGCGGGCGCATCCATACGTCGACAGCCACCGTCGCCGTCCTTCCCGAAGTCGAGGAGGTCGAGGTCGAAATCGATCCCGCCGACGTCCGCGTCGACATCTTCCGTTCCAGCGGCCCCGGAGGGCAGTCGGTGAACACGACCGATTCCGCCGTGCGTTTGACGCACGTCCCCACCGGCCTGGTGGTCTCGATGCAGGACGAGAAGTCACAGCTGCAGAACAAGATCGCGGCCATGAAGGTCCTGCGGGCGAGGCTCTACGAGATGAAGCTCGCCGAGCAGCAGAAGGAGCTCTCCGACAAGCGCAAGTCTCAGGTCGGCACCGGCGACCGCAGCCAGAAGATTCGCACCTATAATTTTCCCCAGGGAAGGGTCACCGACCACCGCGTCGGGCTGACCCTGCACAAGCTGGAGGCCATCCTCCAGGGGGACATCGACGAGTTCACCGAGGCGCTCGCGGCCCAGGACAAGGCCGAGCAGCTGAAGGCCGGGGTTTAAAGGGCGCCTGGTGACAGGCAGGCCGCCGATCGAATCAGCATCGGGGAGCTGAGGTGGCTCCGCCGACCATTTCTTCCCTTCTGGGCAAGACCACGGCCTGGCTCAAGGAGAAGGGCTCGACTACCTCACGGCTCGACGCCGAGCTGCTGCTGGCGGAGGTCCTGGGGCTCAACCGCGTCGATCTCTACGTCAAATTCGACCAGCCGCTGAACCCCGCTGAAGTAGACCGCTACCGCGAGCTGGTCAGGCGCCGGGGCGAGGGGGAGCCGGTGGCATACATCCTCGGGCGCGCCTACTTCCATAATCTCAGTCTCCGGGTCGACCGGCATGTGCTCGTCCCCCGCCCCGAAACCGAGCACGCGGTCGAGGCAGTGCTGAACTTCCTCATCGAGGGCGAATGGCCGCGGCCGCCGGCGGTGCTCGACCTGGGCACCGGCAGCGGCGCCATCGCCATAGCCATCGCCGCCGGATATCCTGACGCCGGGATAGTTGCCGCCGACGCCAGCCCCGAGGCGCTTGAGCTCGCCGGAGAGAACGCCCGCATCGCCGGCCTGTCGGCGCGGCTGCGGCTGGTGCATTCCGATATGTTCGATTCGCTCGACCCCATGGAGACCTTTGACGCCATCGTCTGCAATCCGCCCTACATCTCCGCCGAGGAATGGGACCAGCTGCCGCGTGACGTGCGGGACTTCGAGCCGAGAGAGGCCCTCTACGGCGGCCCCGACGGCCTGCATTACTACCGCCAGCTCGCCGGCCAGGCTCCCCAGTTCCTCAAACCGCGCGGCGCCCTGGTGCTGGAGATCGGCTCCACTCAGGCCGGCGCCGTCAGCGAGTTGCTTGCCGCCACCGGCCGCTTCGGCGCCATCGGCGTCACGCAGGATTACTCGGGCCTCGACCGGGTGGTCGAAGCGCGCCGCACATAACCCGCCGGGGGGCGCGCCGCAAACAGCGCCCGGATTCCCCCGGAGGTTTACCTTCCGCAACGTTCGCGGTCTTGACTCTCGCTGGCAGCAATAACATAATTCAGGGCATGGTCCGGCCGGCCCCGCGGGTACCCTGTCCGTTTTCTTCTGCCTGATGTTCCGGCTGCGGACCGTGACCGCTGATCAACGATCCTGAAAGAGGTTTTTTTGCGCGGCATTTCCCCAGATAATATCCCCCCTCGCGAGGTGCCTTGTGGCGACGTTTAATCTCACCGGGGCGAAGTCCTCCAAGACTTTGATCGAAAAGGGAATAAGGCTCAGCGAACATCGTCACTTCGATGAAGCCCTCAGCGCTTTTGACAAGGCTCTCGACACGGGTGAAAAAGAGATCGCGTTACTCAGGCGCAAGGAAGCCAGGTTCCGCGACTCGGGGCATCCGGAAAAAGCCATGCGCAGCTTCGACCGCGCTCGCGAGATCGAGAAGACCAACGCGCTCATCTGGTTTTACAAGGGCGCCTGTTACCGCAACCTGAATCGCTTTGTCGAAGCTCTGACCTGTTACAACCATGCCCTCAAGTTCGACCCCTGGCATACGGAGGTCTGGTTCAACAAGGGCGTCAGCCTGCATAGCCTCGGCAAGTATGAAGAGGCGATCGAAGCGCTCGATGAAGTGCTCGAGCTCGATCCCCGCGACGCCTCCGCCTGGTTCAACAAGGGCGTAAGCCTGCACAGCCTGGAGAAGTTCCCGGAGGCTATCGAGTGCTACGAGCAGAGCCTGCGCTACGATCCGCAGGATGCGGCAGCCTGGTTCAACAAGGGCGTCAGCGTCCACAGTCTCGAGCAGTTCGAGGAAGCGATCGAGTGCTATGACAAGGCCATTTCGCTGGACGCGGGGGACACCGCCGCGCTTTTCAATCGCGGCGTCTGCCTCTTCAGCCTCAACAGGTTCAGCGAGGCTATTGACTGCTTCGACCACATTCAGGACATCGAGCTCTGGGATCCCGCGGTCTGGTACTACAAAGGCATGAGCCAGCACAACCTCGGCAAGTTCGAGGATGCAGTCAAATCTTTCAGGAAGGCGCAGGAACTCGCGCCCAAGGTCGCATCCAACTGGTTGGGGTGCGGCGCCAGCCTGCACAGCCTGCAGCGCTACCAGGAAGCGGTCTCAGCTTTCGACGAAGCCCTCGAGATCGATCTCGAGGACTCTCGGGCCTGGAGCCAGAAGGGCGCCAGCCTGATGCAGCTGGGGCGTTCGCAGGAGGCCATTCAGTGTTTTGACAAGTCACTCGAACTCGAACCGAGAGACGCTTTCACGCTTAGCAGGAAAGGCGCGAGCCTGAGAATGCTGGGCCGTTTCGCCGAAGCGCTCGACTGTTTCGATCAGGCGGTCGAGGCCGATCCGCTCGATGCTGAAGCCTGGGCGGAGCGCGGCGGTTGCCTGCGGGAGCTCGAGCGCGTGGCGGATGGGGTGAAGAGTTATGACCGGGCGCTCGAGCTGGACTCGAAGAACGCCGCCGTCTGGACAGGCAAGGGCCTGGGCCTGATGGAGCTCGGAGACAGCGACGGGGCGCTCGACTGCTTCGATCGGGCGGTCAGGCTCGATCCCCAGGACGACCTTGTCAGGAAATACCGGGAAACCTGCCTCGAGAGGACGGCAATGGCTGCCGCTGACAGCGCCGGCGGCATCGAACAGGTTGACATCGTGGAAGAATTCATCATCGAGGAACCCGTGATCGAGGAACCCGCGATCGAGGAGTCCGCGGAGGTGGAAGCGGAAGAAGTCTCCGGCGCCCCCGAACACCCCAACCTCGCCGACCTGGTTAACTTTGGCCCGGCTGATGAAGCCGTCGCGGACCTGGAGCAGGAAGAAGAGCAGGCCGAGTCACAGGAAGGTGACATCGCGCCGGAGCTCGAGCGCATCAGCAACACGCCCTTCGCCGATCCCCACAAGGATCAGATGTGGGACGAAGAAGATGCTGAAACGGGATTGCCGGGATTTCTGGACCAGGATGTTGAGGAAGAGGCTGAGGAAGCGCGTCTGGCAGAAGAGGCGCGTCAAGCCGAAGAGGCTCGTGCGGCTGAAGATGCTCGCCTGGCGGAGGAAGCTCGCCTGGCGGAGGAAGCTCGTGCGGCTGAAGAAGCACGCCTCGCTGAAGAAGCGCGTGCGGCGGAGGAAGCTCGCCTGGCGGAGGAAGCTCGCCTGGCGGAGGAAGCTCGCCTGGCGGAGGAAGCTCGTGCGGCTGAAGAAGCACGCCTCGCTGAAGAAGCGCGTGCGGCGGAGGAAGCACGCCTGGCTGAAGAAGCGCGCCTGGCTGAAGAAGCTCGGGCGGCTGAAGAAGCTCGCCTGGCGGAGGAACAGAAACTCGCTGAGGAGCAGCGTTTAGCGGAAGAAACAAGGCTCGCGGAAGAAGCTCGTGCGGCGGAGGAAGTACGTCTGGCTGAGGAAGCACGTCTGGCTGAGGAACAGAAACTCGTTGAGGAGCAGCGTTTAGCGGAAGAAACAAGGCTCGCTGAAGAAGCGTGTCTGGCGGAGGAAGCACAGCGGCTTGCCGAGGAAGAAGAGGCCCGTCTCGCCGCCGAGGCCGAGGCCGAAGAAGAAGCCGCCCGCCTGGCCGCCGAAGCGCAAGCAGAAGCCCCCGAGCCTATCGAGGTCGAAGCAGCCTTCGCGGTGCCGGCCGCACCCGATAACGATCGGGCAATCGAAGCCCTTGCCTGTTTCGAAAAGGCGATCGAGATAAACCCCGGCGACGCCGGCGCCTGGCTCGACAAGGGGCTGACCGAGCAGGCGCTTGCCCGTTTTGAAGATTCTCTTGCCAGTTTTGATAAATCCATCGAGCTTGATCCGTCGAGCGCCGAACCCAGATACGGCCGCGGCGAGAGCGTCCGCAGCCTCGGGCGTTTCCAGGAGGCGATAGCGGACTTTGAAAAAGCGGCGCAGCTCGATCCAAAGCACACCAGCGCCAGGTTCGGTGAGGGCCTTTCCTACCAGAGCCTCGGAGATCTTGAAGCATCGATCGCCGCTTTTGACGCGGCCATCAAGCTGGACCCGCGCCATGAGGAAGCTTGGTACAGCAAGGGCCTCAGCCTCAACCGCCTCGGGCGCTTCGACGAGTCCGGCCGCTGTTTCGACCGGGCGGTCAACATCGAGCCCGCGCACGCCCAGGCCTGGTTCGGCAAGGGAGTAAGCCTTCAGGGCCTCGGCCGAGACGCCGAGGCGCTGCCTGCTTTCGACAATGCCATCCGGCTGGAGCCCGCGGATGCCGCCTTCCATTATCATCGCGGCGAGAGCCTGCGCCGGCTGGAGCGCTATCGTGAAGCTTCCCGCAGCCTGGCACGCTCCCTGGAACTCGAACCCGAATCGGCCGCGGCCTGGTACAGCCAGGGCGAGAGCCTGCGCCATCTGGGACGATTCACTGAGGCGATCGATAGCACCAAGAATTCACTTAATATCAATGAGAACGATGCCGGGGCGTGGTACAGCCTCAGCGAGAGCCTGCGTGCGCTTTCCCGTTTCGAGGAAGCCCTCGCCGGCTACGCTAACTGCCTGGAGCTGGATCCCGGCAAGGCTCCCGCCTGGCTGGGGAAGGCCGAGAGCCTGCGCGCTCTGGACCGGCTCGAGGAATCGATCGGCGGTTACACCAGAGCCATCGAAATCGATCCCGGTGCGGGCGCCTGGGCGGGTAAGGGTGATTGTCAGCGGCGCCTGGGCAGGTTCGAAGAAGCCCTGGAATCTTTCCAGACAGCCATAAGCATGGATCCACGTCATCAGGGAGCCTGGTACGGCCGCGGGGAATGCCTGAGGCAGCTGGGAAGGTTTGAGGAAGCGGTCAGCGCGCTGGACCGGGCGCTGGAGCTCGACGAGCGTGACGCCGCCTCCTGGTTCAGCCGCGGCGAATCGCTGCGCTCAATAACAAAATTTGAGGATTCCATCAACAGTTACGACTTCGCCCTCGAGCTGCAGCCGCATGATTTCGGCGCCTGGTACGGCCGCGCCGAGAGCCTGCGCCTCCTTGGCATATTCGAGCAATCGGTCAAGTCATTCGACAGGGCGCTCAAGTCGAAGCCCAGGGACGCTTCCGCGCTTTTCGGCAAGGGACAGAGCCTTCACAGCCTCGGCCGCTTCGAAAGGGCGCTCGACAGCTTCGACAGGTCGTTGCGGATCGAGCCTGGCAGCGCCTCTGCCTGGAACTGGAAGGGCATGAGCCTCCTGGCCCTGGAGCGATTCGAAAAGGCTGTCAGCGCTTTCGAACACGCCCTTGCCATCGATGCGGGCGATACCGGCTCCTGGCTCGGGCTGGGCCGGGGCTTCTACGGCCTGTCACGGTTCGGCCGCGCTATCTCGAGTTTCGACCAGGCCATCAGCATCGACCCGCGCTTCACCGCAGCCTGGTTCGGCCGCGGTGAGAGCCAGCTGGGCCTTGAGAAGTACAGGGACGCGATCGAGAGCTTCGACAAGTCGCTGGACCTGGAGCCGCGGCACGAGCGCGCCTGGCACGGCCGGGGCCTCGGCCTTTACGGACTGGCCGGGTTCACAGAGGCGATTGAAAGTTTTGACAAGGCGCTGGCCATCGATCCTGATGACGCCGACGCCTGGTGCGGCCATGGCCTCAGCCTGCATGGCCTCGGACGCTTGGACGAAGCGGTGCGCAGTTTTGACAAGGCGCTTTCCCTTGATAATGAACATGAGCTTTCGTGGTTCGGCCGGGCCCAGGCGCTGCGCGCGCTGGGCCGGCAGGATGACGCCATCAAGGCTTACGACCGCGCCCTGGCCCTGGATACCCGCGATGCCGGAGCCTGGTTCGGCCGCGGCATGAGCCTGCATCTGCTCGGGCAATGCCGGAAGGCGATAACAAGTTTCGACAAGTCGGTAAAAATCGAGCCGCGTAACACAGCGGCTTGGTATCAGCGCGGCCTCTGCCTGAATGAGCTGGATGCGTTCCA
This genomic window contains:
- a CDS encoding DUF1385 domain-containing protein translates to MSGKKQAGHPAASVGGQAVIEGVMMRGKRHWALACRRPDGTISLHSEPLNPLADRHAFFKLPVARGIIALWESMALGIKALGMSANESMGEEEEDISSKEMAISLAIGIIMAVGLFVVLPLLAAGSVRSHFPNSTTFVLAEGLLRIGILIVYIAVVSRIKQLRRVFEYHGAEHKTIHALEAGLELTPANVHKFSPVHPRCGTSFLLIVMVLAIAVFSFVPIPGDWTNINHILLFVLSRIVGIPLVVGLSYEVIKYAGKHKDNAFMKVVMYPGLLLQRLTTSEPDESQIEVAIQALEGVAALEPIEMDHGGKADVEVMA
- the prfA gene encoding peptide chain release factor 1 — its product is MIDKLIHEIEEKYNQLNEQLSDPGVHNDRQRYAELAKAHSDLQPSYELVRQYREAEAVLSEAEELLSGDGEVEPEMREFLKDEIRNAHEAIEALSEKIRVSMLEADPNDDKDVIIEIRGGAGGDEASLFAGELLRMYAKHAENKKFKTGILSSSPTEMGGFKEVIMEVTGKGAYSVFKYESGVHRVQRIPVTESGGRIHTSTATVAVLPEVEEVEVEIDPADVRVDIFRSSGPGGQSVNTTDSAVRLTHVPTGLVVSMQDEKSQLQNKIAAMKVLRARLYEMKLAEQQKELSDKRKSQVGTGDRSQKIRTYNFPQGRVTDHRVGLTLHKLEAILQGDIDEFTEALAAQDKAEQLKAGV
- the prmC gene encoding peptide chain release factor N(5)-glutamine methyltransferase; this encodes MAPPTISSLLGKTTAWLKEKGSTTSRLDAELLLAEVLGLNRVDLYVKFDQPLNPAEVDRYRELVRRRGEGEPVAYILGRAYFHNLSLRVDRHVLVPRPETEHAVEAVLNFLIEGEWPRPPAVLDLGTGSGAIAIAIAAGYPDAGIVAADASPEALELAGENARIAGLSARLRLVHSDMFDSLDPMETFDAIVCNPPYISAEEWDQLPRDVRDFEPREALYGGPDGLHYYRQLAGQAPQFLKPRGALVLEIGSTQAGAVSELLAATGRFGAIGVTQDYSGLDRVVEARRT
- a CDS encoding tetratricopeptide repeat protein, encoding MATFNLTGAKSSKTLIEKGIRLSEHRHFDEALSAFDKALDTGEKEIALLRRKEARFRDSGHPEKAMRSFDRAREIEKTNALIWFYKGACYRNLNRFVEALTCYNHALKFDPWHTEVWFNKGVSLHSLGKYEEAIEALDEVLELDPRDASAWFNKGVSLHSLEKFPEAIECYEQSLRYDPQDAAAWFNKGVSVHSLEQFEEAIECYDKAISLDAGDTAALFNRGVCLFSLNRFSEAIDCFDHIQDIELWDPAVWYYKGMSQHNLGKFEDAVKSFRKAQELAPKVASNWLGCGASLHSLQRYQEAVSAFDEALEIDLEDSRAWSQKGASLMQLGRSQEAIQCFDKSLELEPRDAFTLSRKGASLRMLGRFAEALDCFDQAVEADPLDAEAWAERGGCLRELERVADGVKSYDRALELDSKNAAVWTGKGLGLMELGDSDGALDCFDRAVRLDPQDDLVRKYRETCLERTAMAAADSAGGIEQVDIVEEFIIEEPVIEEPAIEESAEVEAEEVSGAPEHPNLADLVNFGPADEAVADLEQEEEQAESQEGDIAPELERISNTPFADPHKDQMWDEEDAETGLPGFLDQDVEEEAEEARLAEEARQAEEARAAEDARLAEEARLAEEARAAEEARLAEEARAAEEARLAEEARLAEEARLAEEARAAEEARLAEEARAAEEARLAEEARLAEEARAAEEARLAEEQKLAEEQRLAEETRLAEEARAAEEVRLAEEARLAEEQKLVEEQRLAEETRLAEEACLAEEAQRLAEEEEARLAAEAEAEEEAARLAAEAQAEAPEPIEVEAAFAVPAAPDNDRAIEALACFEKAIEINPGDAGAWLDKGLTEQALARFEDSLASFDKSIELDPSSAEPRYGRGESVRSLGRFQEAIADFEKAAQLDPKHTSARFGEGLSYQSLGDLEASIAAFDAAIKLDPRHEEAWYSKGLSLNRLGRFDESGRCFDRAVNIEPAHAQAWFGKGVSLQGLGRDAEALPAFDNAIRLEPADAAFHYHRGESLRRLERYREASRSLARSLELEPESAAAWYSQGESLRHLGRFTEAIDSTKNSLNINENDAGAWYSLSESLRALSRFEEALAGYANCLELDPGKAPAWLGKAESLRALDRLEESIGGYTRAIEIDPGAGAWAGKGDCQRRLGRFEEALESFQTAISMDPRHQGAWYGRGECLRQLGRFEEAVSALDRALELDERDAASWFSRGESLRSITKFEDSINSYDFALELQPHDFGAWYGRAESLRLLGIFEQSVKSFDRALKSKPRDASALFGKGQSLHSLGRFERALDSFDRSLRIEPGSASAWNWKGMSLLALERFEKAVSAFEHALAIDAGDTGSWLGLGRGFYGLSRFGRAISSFDQAISIDPRFTAAWFGRGESQLGLEKYRDAIESFDKSLDLEPRHERAWHGRGLGLYGLAGFTEAIESFDKALAIDPDDADAWCGHGLSLHGLGRLDEAVRSFDKALSLDNEHELSWFGRAQALRALGRQDDAIKAYDRALALDTRDAGAWFGRGMSLHLLGQCRKAITSFDKSVKIEPRNTAAWYQRGLCLNELDAFQKAVNSFDRGLKVDSRDAAAWLARGFSLHRLGREEEAVKSFNRAIRIDAGSAEAWFHKGISLESLGRLDAAIQSFDRAINLDGRHAGAWYNRGRVFNLTGRPQRAIESLDGALALDDQLAAAWYQRGLALHSLGRFEEAVASYDRALTLDENDAPAWNAMGLSLHSLGRFEEAIRSYDRVLALDPRSAAAWANKGVSLRELARR